Proteins encoded together in one Dasypus novemcinctus isolate mDasNov1 chromosome 9, mDasNov1.1.hap2, whole genome shotgun sequence window:
- the CIROZ gene encoding uncharacterized protein C1orf127 homolog, which translates to MDTGEASGSGSPPLTFCELSSSCPTDEVECFSDSMALWIPRSHVEGLKRWLGRTLTFPGTGRGPDRLDSLLAKCGYFLHPEPDGDLVFQARFSACSVRKETGNYRLEIRIFHKGVERLEESDRYIMECPVVTSRLSQESVHCGPTFVQVSRPLPLGSTRGQAPWLLSLRGEMVASLEDASLMGLYVDINATTVTVQSPRQDLQRREVLNTSAELLPLRLVSGHRAYSLEAACPPPSAQPESELLVHIPKQRLGSVRRGPHIEDSLSLTSLHVHPSGPFTVAESRDFVVVSLPAAGRLQGQQCQEARGILGTQAFYRVDLTLEFAKEATPVLWTVENFFPCVASGTELPAAAAAAAAPRTAPSPTPPGPGTPPAGPPSAASAPFHTAGSAASGGLREVLSRGLVQQPSDDSAGPRPSLCPPCTVSPAGSGPHRASADPAGLQASPSHHCPSHRPPADPSPATSSSNSERSLEKAGHPESSPLRAAPLPSAWPGSQPPGALGHREKRRGGGAAVHTGGGRGALPLPEGLVPGVLEPGPEGQPGASAPTDPLLVPDLQGARSPPALASGALLPTACSLKEELRSLLPRARPGGRGWAAAVPVFPRAGLEPSLAPRGPSLPSATLSSGPFGELQASPASPRPVFPGPTALAVHWASEVTSPQPPARRFEHSKASPVSGRLAALTRPAQDPAQPPASPLLLGGLSGPVTEPRRGQPDPAREGLQQEVTSPAAEAAGARRSPRGHLETPSTTGPAGPPREGPTSPRRQPRGHLDVSSPGPAVRRGRAATFTTPRLSTSKVRWQQPDPRARLGDSGPEPAGRPSAAGSPSASAPSPWASREQCWQLCRGVLRLPPPRSPRPRVGGPGVLGSARARPAVSPPLAGGAGRGALTPSPPPPPTLSRGLPRASFPQPGAARRPSPCWPGGGGAPQQEPPEPTLATGPESQGPPDRRKTTVGRLRAAGTLLARTTPRPPVTPGEKRVLPGPGGAQLQPGRSGPRQGSPRSPLPWKGAPPAPPEATHHWKWDLKRGQGEAAVGDARNAR; encoded by the exons ATGGAcactggagaagcctcaggctcTGGGTCTCCTCCTCTGACATTCTGTGAACT GAGTTCTTCTTGTCCGACAGATGAGGTTGAGTGCTTCTCAGACTCCATGGCCCTTTGGATCCCAAGAAGCCACGTGGAGGGTTTGAAGAGGTGGCTGGGCAGAACACTGACCTTTCCAG GCACCGGGAGGGGCCCCGACCGCCTGGATTCGCTCCTCGCCAAATGCGGCTACTTTCTGCATCCGGAGCCGGACGGCGATCTCGTTTTCCAAGCTCGGTTCTCGGCCTGCTCCGTGAGGAAGGAG ACAGGAAATTATAGGTTGGAAATCAGAATATTTCACAAAGGGGTGGAAAGGTTGGAGGAGAGCGATCGCTACATAATGGAGTGTCCCGTGGTCACGTCGAGGCTGAGCCAGGAGAGCGTGCACTGCGGGCCCACGTTCGTTCAG GTCTCACGACCCCTGCCCCTGGGAAGCACCCGCGGTCAG GCCCCGTGGCTGCTGTCGCTCCGAGGGGAGATGGTGGCATCCCTGGAAGATGCCAGCCTGATGGGCTTGTACGTGGACATCAATGCCACCACCGTCACCGTCCAGAGCCCCAGGCAGGACCTTCAGAGGAGGGAG GTGCTGAACACCTCCGCAGAGCTCCTGCCTCTCCGGCTGGTCAGCGGCCACCGTGCTTACTCCTTAGAAGCTGCCTGCCCACCGC CGTCAGCCCAGCCGGAGTCGGAGCTCTTGGTTCACATCCCCAAGCAGAGACTGGGCTCGGTCCGAAGAGGCCCCCACATCGAGGACAGCCTGAGCCTGACGTCCCTCCACGTCCACCCCTCTGGCCCCTTCACGGTCGCTGAAAGCAGGGACTTCGTGGTGGTCAGCCTCCCCGCGGCCGGGAGGCTCCAGGGCCAG CAATGCCAGGAGGCCCGAGGAATCCTGGGAACGCAAGCTTTCTACAGGGTAGACCTGACCCTGGAATTCGCCAAGGAGGCCACCCCCGTCCTCTGGACGGTGGAGAACTTCTTCCCGTGCGTGG CTTCGGGAACCGAGCTGCCTGCCGCAGCTGCCGCGGCTGCCGCACCGAGGACCGCgccctcccccacacccccaggACCAGGGACCCCTCCGGCTGGACCGCCATCTGCTGCCTCTGCCCCGTTCCACACTGCAGGGTCAGCTGCCTCGGGAGGCCTCCGGGAAGTGCTGTCTCGGGGCCTTGTACAGCAGCCCTCCGATGACAGTGCTGGCCCGCGGCCATCGCTGTGTCCCCCGTGCACAGTCTCCCCCGCAGGGTCCGGCCCCCACCGGGCATCCGCGGACCCCGCCGGGCTGCAGGCCTCTCCCTCTCACCACTGTCCCTCCCACAGACCCCCTGCAGACCCCAGCCCTGCCACGTCCTCCTCAAATTCAGAACGTTCCCTGGAAAAAGCTGGGCACCCCGAGAGCTCCCCCTTGAGGGCAGCCCCCCTCCCCTCTGCTTGGCCTGGTTCACAGCCCCCCGGTGCTCTGGGGCACAGGGAaaagaggcggggtgggggggcagctGTGCACacaggcggggggaggggagccctccCGCTCCCCGAAGGACTCGTTCCTGGGGTCTTAgagccaggcccggaggggcagCCGGGGGCCTCAGCTCCCACGGACCCCTTGCTGGTTCCTGACCTGCAGGGTGCCCGAAGCCCACCTGCTCTTGCTTCTGGCGCTCTCCTCCCCACTGCCTGCTCGCTGAAGGAGGAGCTCAGGTCACTCCTGCCAAGAGCCAGGCCtgggggccggggctgggccgCTGCGGTCCCCGTGTTCCCCAGAGCGGGGCTGGAGCCATCCCTGGCACCCCGGGGGCCCTCCCTGCCATCAGCCACACTCTCCTCGGGGCCCTTCGGGGAGCTCCAGGCCAGCCCCGCGTCCCCACGGCCGGTCTTCCCAGGCCCCACAGCCCTGGCTGTGCATTGGGCCTCAGAAGTCACCTCTCCTCAGCCACCTGCCCGGAGGTTTGAACATTCCAAAGCGTCCCCGGTCTCAGGCCGGCTGGCTGCACTGACAAGGCCCGCGCAGGACCCCGCCCAGCCACCAGCAAGTCCCCTCCTGCTGGGAGGGTTGTCAGGGCCTGTAACCGAGCCCCGCCGGGGGCAGCCTGACCCGGCCAGGGAGGGGCTCCAGCAGGAGGTGACCAGTCCTGCCGCAGAGGCCGCGGGAGCCCGCCGTTCCCCGAGAGGGCACCTGGAAACACCTTCCACAACGGGGCCTGCCGGGCCACCCCGAGAGGGCCCGACGTCCCCCAGGAGGCAGCCAAGGGGGCACCTGGACGTGTCGTCCCCAGGACCCGCCGTCCGGCGGGGAAGGGCGGCCACATTCACCACCCCAAGGCTGAGTACCTCCAAGGTGCGCTGGCAGCAGCCAGACCCCCGTGCCCGCCTGGGGGACTCAGGGCCCGAGCCCGCCGGGAGGCCCAGCGCGGCCGGCAGCCCCTCTGCCAGTGCGCCTTCCCCCTGGGCCAGCAGAGAGCAGTGCTGGCAGCTCTGCCGGGGAGTCCTCCGGCTCCCACCGCCGAGAAGCCCACGGCCTCGCGTGGGAGGGCCAGGGGTGCTGGGCTCGGCCAGAGCGAGGCCTGCAGTCAGCCCCCCGCTGGCCGGTGGCGCGGGAAGGGGGGCCCTGACACCcagccctcccccgcccccgacGCTGAGCCGTGGGCTCCCACGCGCCTCCTTCCCCCAGCCTGGCGCAGCTCGGAGGCCCTCTCCCTGctggccggggggcgggggcgcgccCCAGCAGGAGCCCCCAGAGCCCACCTTGGCAACAGGCCCCGAGAGCCAAGGGCCTCCAGACCGTCGGAAGACCACGGTGGGGAGACTCCGAG CAGCTGGCACTCTGCTGGCTAGGACCACCCCGAGACCCCCGGTGACCCCGGGCGAGAAGCGGGTGCTCCCCGGCCCCGGGGGCGCACAGCTGCAGCCGGGGCGCAGTGGCCCACGCCAGGGCTCGCCACGCTCGCCGCTGCCCTGGAAGGGagcccccccagccccgcccGAGGCGACCCATCACTGGAAGTGGGATTTGAAACGCGGCCAAGGAGAGGCGGCCGTCGGCGACGCCCGGAATgcgagataa